The Arthrobacter sp. ERGS1:01 genome has a segment encoding these proteins:
- a CDS encoding ParA family protein, whose translation MTAIVTAIGNRKGGVGKTSVTLGLAMGFSLLGRRVLVIDLDPQANATTALEAEGEFDIFDVLYGGEAGTLGQAIVPTSWAGIDAVPGSGALSRIESEVLMTPELRLKTAAWNAAELDAYDHILLDLPPALGRLTLNGLIWATRTLIVTEPTAFAVKGVTEFMETVRKVKSLPHLNPDLEFAGILINKTSSPLTGEHSFQIGEMEAEYGSDVVTPYIPHRTAMQDSVSSRSPLTKLSGQGAVALTEKFVEHARRLDGASK comes from the coding sequence ATGACAGCGATTGTGACAGCGATAGGGAACCGCAAAGGTGGAGTGGGGAAGACCTCGGTAACGTTGGGCCTTGCCATGGGTTTTAGTCTGCTTGGAAGGCGAGTGCTTGTTATTGACTTGGACCCTCAGGCAAATGCGACCACAGCACTGGAAGCCGAGGGCGAATTCGATATCTTCGATGTCCTCTACGGCGGAGAGGCTGGAACGTTGGGCCAAGCAATCGTTCCAACGTCCTGGGCCGGCATAGATGCTGTCCCAGGCTCCGGGGCGCTTTCGAGGATCGAGTCTGAAGTTCTAATGACACCAGAGTTGCGACTCAAGACCGCTGCATGGAATGCGGCGGAGTTGGATGCCTACGATCACATTCTTCTTGATCTGCCGCCGGCCCTTGGACGATTGACACTCAACGGTCTCATATGGGCAACACGTACTCTCATTGTCACTGAACCAACGGCCTTCGCAGTCAAAGGAGTCACCGAATTTATGGAAACTGTGCGGAAGGTGAAGTCACTACCTCATCTGAATCCGGACTTGGAGTTCGCGGGGATCCTGATCAATAAGACCAGTTCACCACTCACAGGGGAGCATTCATTCCAGATCGGAGAAATGGAGGCTGAGTATGGCAGCGACGTTGTCACACCTTACATTCCGCACCGCACCGCCATGCAGGATTCAGTCAGCTCAAGGTCTCCGCTAACAAAATTGTCCGGTCAAGGTGCAGTTGCCCTGACCGAGAAGTTCGTTGAACACGCACGTCGATTGGATGGGGCATCGAAATGA
- a CDS encoding LapA family protein translates to MDDESQTPENTPPHQASEPALSNPHIMVTRASMMWVATAAGLFVLVLLIIFILQNQETVTLHYFGLNGTVSLGVGLFIGAVGGGIIVAIAGTARIIQLRTRARRTQPRL, encoded by the coding sequence ATGGATGACGAGTCGCAAACACCCGAGAACACACCACCACACCAGGCCAGTGAGCCGGCACTATCCAACCCCCACATTATGGTGACGCGGGCCAGCATGATGTGGGTCGCGACGGCCGCCGGCCTGTTCGTCCTGGTTCTCCTCATTATCTTCATCTTGCAGAACCAGGAAACCGTCACGCTGCACTACTTCGGGCTCAACGGCACCGTATCCCTCGGCGTTGGCCTCTTCATTGGAGCGGTCGGCGGCGGCATAATCGTCGCCATCGCGGGCACCGCCCGAATCATTCAACTACGCACACGAGCCCGACGCACCCAACCAAGACTCTGA
- a CDS encoding CsbD family protein: MGLGDKIKHAAEKAGGKAKEAAGEATDNDRLKAEGKTDKAKAELKQAGDKIKDVFKKH, translated from the coding sequence ATGGGGTTGGGTGACAAGATCAAGCACGCCGCTGAGAAGGCTGGCGGCAAGGCCAAGGAAGCCGCAGGCGAAGCGACCGACAACGACCGTCTGAAAGCAGAAGGCAAAACAGATAAGGCCAAGGCTGAACTGAAACAGGCCGGAGATAAAATCAAGGACGTCTTCAAAAAGCACTGA
- a CDS encoding cold-shock protein, whose translation MATGTVKWFNAEKGFGFLAPDDGSQDVFAHYTAIASGGYRALEVNQKVQFDIVQGPKGPQAENIRPL comes from the coding sequence ATGGCCACAGGCACAGTCAAATGGTTCAACGCCGAGAAAGGCTTCGGCTTCCTTGCCCCCGATGACGGGTCCCAAGACGTTTTCGCCCACTATACGGCCATTGCCAGCGGCGGGTACCGGGCCTTGGAAGTGAATCAGAAAGTCCAGTTCGACATCGTGCAGGGGCCTAAAGGCCCCCAGGCAGAAAACATCCGGCCACTATAA
- a CDS encoding recombinase family protein, whose amino-acid sequence MRLLGYTRVSTSSQDAQLQLDALVKGGVQKRDVFADVTSGSRRAIERPGMKKLLEYAEAGDTVVVWRVDRLGRSLVDVLNTVNLLRERGVQVRSISDGIDPATSTGRMMLNMLASLAEYERELIVERVNAGIAAARQSGTRFGRPLSDPTVIADKLAIAKDARARGRTAEDAARLVGWSRATLYRHLNPNA is encoded by the coding sequence GTGAGACTTTTGGGATACACACGGGTGAGCACCTCGAGCCAGGATGCGCAGTTGCAGCTTGATGCGCTGGTCAAGGGCGGGGTGCAAAAGCGGGACGTGTTCGCCGATGTAACCTCCGGCAGCAGGAGGGCGATCGAGCGGCCCGGGATGAAGAAGCTCCTGGAATATGCCGAGGCCGGAGATACCGTGGTGGTCTGGCGGGTCGACCGACTCGGCCGGTCCCTGGTTGATGTGCTGAACACCGTGAATCTGCTGCGCGAACGCGGCGTGCAGGTCCGGTCCATTTCGGACGGCATCGACCCGGCGACCTCGACCGGGAGGATGATGCTGAACATGCTGGCTTCCTTGGCCGAGTATGAGCGCGAGCTGATCGTGGAGCGCGTCAACGCCGGGATCGCCGCGGCCCGGCAAAGCGGTACCCGTTTCGGCCGGCCGCTCTCGGACCCGACGGTGATCGCGGACAAGCTAGCGATTGCGAAGGACGCCCGGGCGAGGGGACGCACCGCCGAGGACGCTGCGCGCTTGGTCGGGTGGAGTCGCGCGACCCTCTACCGCCACCTCAACCCAAACGCCTGA
- a CDS encoding TIGR01777 family oxidoreductase — translation MMGRVVVTGGTGQVGRPLVRALAAAGCEVVVLTRRPEQARGLVPEAADWVAFDPELPETWEHTIDGADGVVVLGGAPFFRRWSSWDEFERVATGGRVAANRAIVDAIARAEHKPRVLVTGSSVGYYGFEVSEAIVTEDTPAGTDRWAQGTGRYETEAKRAAQFGIRVVCLRTGIVFSPDDGMAAQMADQFRRGFGAVILPGTQWLPWIHIDDEVALIMLALNDDRVTGGLNASSPNPARYREYAAALGHVFGRRVRLRLPGLVMRLALKDIAEAVLYNRRMVPAKALGLGFEFTHPDLEPALHDLLTARGGR, via the coding sequence ATGATGGGTCGTGTGGTGGTGACTGGTGGTACGGGCCAGGTGGGGCGTCCGCTGGTACGGGCCTTGGCTGCAGCCGGGTGTGAGGTTGTCGTGTTGACCCGTCGCCCTGAACAGGCACGCGGGCTGGTCCCCGAGGCCGCTGATTGGGTCGCGTTCGACCCCGAGCTGCCCGAGACGTGGGAGCACACGATCGATGGTGCCGATGGCGTGGTCGTGCTGGGCGGGGCACCGTTCTTCCGTCGGTGGTCCAGTTGGGACGAGTTCGAGCGCGTCGCCACCGGTGGCCGGGTAGCCGCGAACCGTGCCATCGTCGACGCGATCGCCCGCGCGGAACATAAGCCCAGGGTCCTGGTGACCGGATCCTCGGTGGGCTACTACGGGTTTGAGGTCTCTGAGGCGATCGTTACCGAAGACACACCGGCAGGAACGGACCGATGGGCGCAGGGGACGGGCCGGTACGAGACCGAAGCGAAGCGTGCGGCCCAGTTTGGCATTCGGGTGGTGTGTCTGCGCACGGGCATCGTCTTCAGCCCCGACGACGGTATGGCAGCGCAAATGGCCGACCAGTTTCGTCGCGGGTTCGGGGCGGTCATCCTGCCCGGAACACAGTGGCTGCCGTGGATCCACATTGACGATGAGGTCGCACTGATCATGCTCGCGCTCAATGATGACCGAGTAACCGGAGGGTTAAACGCGTCCTCTCCGAACCCGGCACGCTATCGCGAGTACGCGGCGGCGCTGGGTCACGTGTTCGGCCGACGCGTCCGACTACGACTGCCCGGGCTCGTCATGCGCCTGGCCTTGAAAGACATCGCCGAAGCTGTCCTGTACAACCGGCGCATGGTCCCGGCCAAGGCGCTGGGACTTGGATTCGAGTTCACCCACCCGGATCTGGAGCCGGCATTGCACGATCTACTGACCGCCCGCGGCGGCCGCTGA
- a CDS encoding class II fructose-bisphosphate aldolase — MPLVHTGDLITAAIRRQAGIAAFNIITLEHAEAIVTAAEAAQAPVILQISQNTVRFHGGHLRPLAAAANAIGELSSVPVALHLDHVDDIDLLKASVDAGICSAMFDSGSLPYSENVERTRAAVRWAHGHGLWLEAELGYIGGKPNQPQSAHADGVRTDPAEALLFTEATGVDALAVAVGSSHAMNTKSASLDVDLINRLHARLPVPLVLHGSSGVPDTELRAAIAAGIVKVNIGTALNGAMSATIRSILTADPALVDPRRYLGPARADMSQTVETLIRLINQSRKDAETTLR, encoded by the coding sequence ATGCCCCTGGTCCATACCGGTGACCTGATCACGGCAGCTATTAGACGCCAGGCCGGCATCGCAGCCTTCAACATCATCACCCTCGAGCATGCCGAAGCAATCGTCACTGCAGCGGAGGCCGCACAGGCACCGGTAATCCTACAAATCAGCCAGAACACCGTCAGATTTCACGGCGGACACCTTCGTCCGCTCGCTGCTGCAGCAAACGCGATCGGGGAACTCTCCTCCGTCCCCGTCGCGCTGCATCTGGACCACGTCGATGACATTGACCTGCTCAAGGCCAGCGTGGATGCCGGAATCTGCTCTGCAATGTTCGATTCTGGTTCACTCCCCTACAGCGAGAATGTCGAGCGTACACGCGCCGCTGTGCGCTGGGCACACGGTCACGGTCTTTGGCTAGAGGCAGAACTCGGGTACATCGGCGGAAAACCAAACCAACCGCAAAGTGCCCACGCTGACGGCGTGCGAACTGACCCTGCCGAGGCCCTCCTTTTTACTGAGGCAACGGGTGTTGACGCCTTGGCAGTTGCTGTCGGCAGCTCACACGCCATGAACACCAAGTCCGCATCTTTGGACGTGGACCTTATCAATCGGCTCCACGCGCGCCTGCCAGTTCCACTCGTGCTCCATGGCTCCTCCGGAGTCCCCGATACGGAGCTGCGCGCAGCCATCGCTGCCGGAATCGTCAAAGTCAACATAGGGACCGCCCTCAATGGCGCCATGAGCGCCACGATCCGATCCATTCTTACCGCCGACCCTGCCCTGGTTGACCCACGCCGATACCTCGGCCCCGCCAGAGCAGACATGTCACAAACGGTGGAGACCCTCATCCGACTCATCAATCAATCACGAAAAGACGCGGAAACTACACTTCGCTGA
- a CDS encoding 1-phosphofructokinase family hexose kinase, translating to MGGDHGVKQETTKTTPPRPILAVCLNPALDMTYSVARLLHGNSHRVGHPLVRAGGKGVNVARVLQQLDQPVRLLGFAGGPDGKSCTQDLKAGGLPSRLVPIAESTRRTVAVVDAADATVFNETGPTISASEWAAFMEAFRHEAAASRWIVLSGSVPPGVPPIAYQQLISAAHTVGARCIIDTEGIPLRKSLAANPDLAKPNVHEAAALFGRPLRGIPEIRQAAVELRQLGAKTVAISAGSTGTVLVSEDGAWHAKPQRRYQGNPTGAGDALTASIASGLNRDLDWPTLLREATATATAAVVAKTAGEIDEATRHKAMADIVIEEI from the coding sequence ATGGGTGGTGACCACGGAGTGAAACAAGAGACGACTAAAACCACTCCGCCACGTCCAATCCTGGCTGTCTGTCTCAACCCGGCGCTCGATATGACGTACTCCGTGGCCCGTCTGCTCCACGGCAACAGCCACCGTGTCGGCCACCCACTGGTCCGGGCCGGCGGCAAAGGCGTCAACGTCGCCCGCGTCCTCCAGCAGCTAGACCAGCCCGTTCGCCTGCTGGGCTTCGCCGGCGGCCCCGACGGCAAAAGCTGCACCCAGGACCTCAAGGCCGGGGGTCTGCCGTCACGACTGGTCCCCATTGCCGAGTCCACGCGGCGGACAGTGGCCGTCGTCGACGCCGCTGACGCCACGGTCTTCAACGAGACCGGGCCCACGATCAGCGCCTCCGAATGGGCTGCCTTCATGGAAGCTTTTCGACATGAAGCCGCCGCCTCCCGGTGGATCGTCCTCTCCGGCAGCGTTCCGCCGGGCGTTCCCCCGATCGCCTACCAGCAGCTCATCAGTGCGGCACACACCGTCGGCGCGCGCTGCATCATCGACACCGAGGGGATCCCGCTCCGGAAGTCCCTGGCAGCCAACCCGGATCTAGCCAAACCAAATGTTCACGAGGCGGCAGCCCTCTTTGGCCGCCCGCTCCGCGGAATCCCGGAGATCCGTCAGGCTGCCGTCGAACTGCGGCAGCTCGGAGCCAAGACCGTCGCGATCTCGGCCGGATCCACCGGCACCGTCCTGGTGAGCGAAGACGGCGCCTGGCACGCCAAACCCCAACGCCGCTATCAAGGAAATCCCACTGGTGCCGGGGATGCGCTCACCGCCTCTATCGCCAGCGGGCTGAATCGCGACCTGGATTGGCCAACCCTACTGAGGGAAGCCACCGCCACGGCCACCGCGGCCGTGGTAGCCAAGACAGCCGGAGAGATCGACGAGGCCACGCGGCACAAAGCTATGGCCGACATCGTCATTGAGGAGATCTGA
- a CDS encoding SIS domain-containing protein, giving the protein MTETQSFATETLREIFSQPQTWQQAINQAAAGTALPEAGTPVLFIGCGTSYYVGEAYARLRNQLGLGRTRAVVPSEIPYIEDDETVIVLSRSGTTTDVIDAARNLKATHQVIGLVGTPESPLIDACTEVVMLDYADEVSIVQTRFASTAFTLLRASLVPDLGHLVTEAEQALTRTLPTPAPEHVVFLGTGFSLGLAHEAALKCLESSGRWAEAYAVMEYQHGPISAAGPGTIVWPLVPLDAAIADAIRQTGATVVDPEWDPQAELVAIHRMAVAMAKAAGRNPDVPPFLSRSVQIG; this is encoded by the coding sequence ATGACCGAGACACAATCCTTCGCCACCGAAACTTTGCGGGAGATCTTCAGCCAGCCGCAGACCTGGCAGCAGGCCATCAACCAGGCGGCCGCCGGCACAGCCCTACCCGAGGCCGGCACACCGGTGCTCTTCATCGGCTGCGGCACCTCCTACTATGTCGGGGAAGCCTATGCCCGGCTACGCAACCAGCTGGGTCTGGGCCGTACCCGTGCGGTCGTCCCCTCTGAAATCCCTTACATCGAGGACGACGAGACCGTCATCGTACTCTCCCGCTCCGGCACCACCACTGACGTCATTGACGCCGCCCGGAACCTCAAGGCCACACACCAGGTGATCGGTCTGGTCGGAACACCCGAAAGCCCCCTGATCGACGCCTGCACCGAGGTGGTCATGCTTGATTATGCCGATGAAGTCTCCATCGTGCAGACCCGGTTCGCCTCCACGGCCTTCACCCTATTGCGCGCTTCCCTGGTGCCGGACCTCGGGCATCTGGTTACCGAAGCCGAACAAGCCCTGACCCGAACCCTGCCCACCCCTGCGCCCGAGCACGTGGTGTTCCTGGGGACCGGCTTCTCCCTGGGGCTGGCCCACGAGGCGGCCCTGAAATGCCTTGAATCCTCCGGACGCTGGGCCGAGGCGTACGCCGTCATGGAATACCAGCACGGCCCCATCTCCGCCGCCGGCCCAGGCACCATCGTCTGGCCCCTGGTCCCCCTGGACGCCGCGATCGCCGACGCCATCCGCCAAACCGGCGCCACCGTTGTAGATCCAGAGTGGGACCCGCAGGCGGAACTAGTAGCCATCCACCGGATGGCCGTGGCCATGGCCAAGGCCGCCGGCCGCAACCCGGACGTACCGCCCTTCCTCTCCCGCTCCGTCCAAATCGGCTGA
- a CDS encoding carbohydrate kinase family protein, with the protein MTSIPWTLLVLGELNPDVLLDSDGGPVAFGQVETELRDAAVTLGSSGAITAAAAAALGLPVAMCAVLGDDELGSFTLGLLERTGVDAGAVIRRKNRATGLTVVINVPGGDRALLTFPGTMAELRVADIPAELLTDARHVHVSSIFLQRALLPELATLFAELRARGVTTSLDTGWDPRQDWGGIADALENTSYIFPNEAELGGIAQRLGIAHHQDTPHWYVGAARALSALGPTVVLKRGGHGGLVCSKDTGLQLDTEPATPFDTTGAGDNFNAGFLHGVSRGAPLAECLASAVAAGTVSIQGRGGTGSLATPAELQERIAGSFPHVRVLW; encoded by the coding sequence GTGACCTCTATCCCATGGACCCTTCTCGTACTCGGCGAACTCAACCCCGACGTGCTGCTGGACAGCGACGGCGGCCCGGTCGCCTTCGGCCAAGTAGAAACCGAACTCCGCGACGCCGCAGTCACCCTGGGCAGTTCCGGCGCCATCACCGCGGCCGCCGCAGCAGCCCTCGGCCTGCCCGTGGCCATGTGTGCCGTCCTGGGCGATGACGAACTCGGATCCTTCACTCTCGGGCTGCTCGAACGCACCGGCGTGGATGCCGGAGCCGTCATCCGCCGGAAGAATCGGGCCACCGGGCTCACCGTCGTCATCAACGTCCCAGGCGGAGACCGGGCCCTGCTCACCTTTCCCGGGACCATGGCCGAGCTGAGGGTCGCCGACATCCCCGCCGAACTACTCACAGACGCCCGCCATGTCCATGTCAGTTCCATTTTTCTCCAGCGGGCGCTGTTGCCCGAGCTCGCCACCCTTTTCGCCGAGCTGCGCGCCCGTGGTGTCACAACGTCCCTGGACACCGGCTGGGACCCCCGCCAGGACTGGGGAGGAATCGCGGACGCGTTAGAGAACACCAGTTACATATTCCCCAACGAAGCCGAGCTGGGCGGGATCGCGCAGCGGCTGGGCATCGCCCACCACCAGGACACACCCCACTGGTATGTCGGCGCCGCCCGCGCACTCTCAGCCCTGGGACCAACGGTGGTGCTCAAGCGTGGCGGCCACGGCGGACTGGTCTGCAGCAAAGACACGGGCCTGCAACTCGATACCGAACCCGCGACCCCCTTCGATACGACGGGGGCCGGCGACAATTTCAACGCCGGATTCCTCCATGGCGTTTCCCGCGGGGCGCCACTGGCCGAATGTCTAGCCTCCGCCGTGGCGGCCGGAACCGTGTCCATTCAAGGCCGCGGCGGTACCGGCAGCCTGGCCACCCCCGCCGAACTGCAGGAGCGCATCGCCGGTTCCTTCCCCCACGTCCGGGTCCTGTGGTGA
- a CDS encoding ABC transporter substrate-binding protein, whose translation MDVTRRGFLSGTVGAAALLGLGACSSVHSDSAGGAGTVGPAGTPGTKSSIGPVTGKLTFAFWGGSAGETAGFNYAKQKFEAANPGTTIQLKVLPYDGFFSAIDRGIGSGTAPDVFRVDYTTIGRYSAKDVLLDMTPYFSTEESAKFLPALWEAVKYNGVPFGVPHQTDTTCLVYNKAAFATAGITSVPDKLSDAWSWDEFSTVAAKLRRTLPESKYPFAYDWTQAGAYRWLSWLYQSGGTLLTPDLKKSALPSGPATTAMDYTKSFFDKKWVPANNTIKTSVYSDNFFLSQTVPMTFMGDFLIPELADPKQGYTGGDWGATFMPQDKSAASDLGGNAIVARKDTKNPDLAAAFLKFLVSEDAMKYFCEQAIELPTLQSLAGEKLNYVTRPDVVKIFAEQAPTITNTVVKESTVSSFATINTVLQDQLELAFHGQSSDTTVNNIASGVNSALGS comes from the coding sequence ATGGATGTGACACGGCGCGGGTTTCTGTCCGGAACCGTTGGTGCTGCGGCCCTACTGGGCCTGGGGGCGTGTTCCTCGGTGCACTCAGACTCGGCAGGCGGTGCCGGAACCGTGGGACCCGCCGGCACCCCGGGCACCAAGTCGAGCATCGGACCGGTCACCGGGAAGCTGACGTTCGCCTTTTGGGGTGGAAGTGCGGGAGAGACGGCGGGTTTCAACTATGCCAAGCAAAAGTTTGAGGCCGCCAACCCCGGAACGACCATCCAGCTGAAGGTTCTGCCCTACGACGGATTCTTCTCCGCTATCGACCGCGGGATCGGATCCGGCACCGCCCCGGATGTGTTTCGGGTCGACTACACCACGATCGGCCGGTACAGCGCCAAGGATGTCCTGTTGGATATGACGCCGTACTTCAGTACCGAGGAGTCGGCAAAGTTCCTGCCCGCCCTGTGGGAGGCCGTGAAATATAACGGCGTTCCGTTCGGTGTGCCGCATCAGACCGACACGACGTGCCTTGTTTACAACAAGGCAGCCTTCGCGACGGCCGGCATCACCTCGGTGCCGGACAAGCTCTCCGATGCCTGGTCCTGGGACGAGTTTTCCACGGTCGCCGCCAAACTGCGCCGTACACTGCCGGAGAGCAAATACCCCTTCGCCTATGACTGGACCCAGGCCGGGGCCTACCGGTGGCTGTCCTGGCTCTACCAGTCAGGGGGCACCTTGCTGACGCCTGATCTGAAGAAGAGCGCCCTGCCCAGCGGTCCCGCCACCACGGCCATGGACTACACCAAGAGCTTCTTCGACAAAAAATGGGTCCCGGCGAACAACACCATCAAGACCAGTGTCTACTCCGATAACTTCTTCCTCTCCCAAACCGTACCGATGACCTTCATGGGCGACTTCCTGATCCCCGAGCTGGCCGACCCCAAACAGGGATACACGGGAGGGGACTGGGGCGCTACCTTTATGCCGCAGGACAAGAGCGCGGCCTCGGATCTGGGAGGCAACGCGATCGTCGCCCGCAAAGATACCAAGAACCCCGATTTGGCGGCCGCGTTCCTGAAATTCCTGGTCAGCGAGGACGCGATGAAATATTTCTGCGAACAAGCCATCGAACTGCCCACCTTGCAGTCGTTGGCCGGGGAGAAACTCAACTATGTGACCCGCCCGGACGTCGTCAAGATTTTTGCCGAACAGGCCCCCACCATCACCAACACGGTGGTCAAGGAGTCCACTGTCTCGTCCTTCGCCACCATTAACACCGTGCTACAGGACCAGCTCGAACTGGCCTTCCACGGCCAATCCAGCGACACCACCGTCAATAACATTGCCAGCGGAGTCAACTCCGCCCTCGGATCCTAG
- a CDS encoding carbohydrate ABC transporter permease translates to MLPNLILIGLFLLLPLVMAFVISFQKLGSLGPSQWLGINNYIDLLSDPVFWQSLANTGVFTLFTVPVGMALGLGIAVLLNGVLPGRTLFRSIIFLPLVVSGVATGVLGAWMFDQNNGFINKMLAGFGLGAPAWQSSGTWAMVSLILVTLWQRVGFDMLIYLAGLQGVDPALLEAAAIDGANGWQRFRNVTVPMLGPSTFFLLIMNMIYSFQVFDTVWAMTRGGPDYSTTTVVTYAYRTSFDEHGPQLLGYGAAVGVVIYLITLLITAIQWRWNRGRDESV, encoded by the coding sequence TTGCTGCCGAATCTGATTCTGATAGGGCTGTTCCTTCTGCTCCCGCTGGTCATGGCGTTCGTGATCAGTTTTCAGAAGCTCGGCTCTCTGGGACCGTCGCAGTGGTTGGGCATCAACAACTATATTGACCTGCTCAGCGACCCGGTCTTCTGGCAGTCACTGGCGAACACCGGGGTTTTCACCCTGTTCACCGTCCCGGTCGGTATGGCCCTGGGACTCGGTATCGCGGTACTACTCAACGGGGTCCTGCCGGGCCGGACGCTGTTCCGGTCCATCATTTTCCTCCCGCTGGTTGTCTCCGGCGTGGCGACGGGAGTTCTCGGGGCCTGGATGTTCGATCAGAACAACGGCTTCATCAATAAGATGCTCGCCGGGTTTGGCCTGGGTGCACCTGCGTGGCAGTCCAGCGGTACCTGGGCTATGGTCTCCCTCATCCTGGTCACGTTGTGGCAACGGGTCGGATTCGACATGCTCATCTACCTGGCCGGACTCCAAGGCGTCGATCCCGCCCTCCTGGAAGCCGCGGCCATTGACGGGGCCAACGGGTGGCAGCGGTTCCGTAATGTGACGGTGCCTATGCTGGGTCCCTCGACGTTCTTCCTGCTCATCATGAACATGATCTATTCCTTCCAGGTCTTCGACACCGTCTGGGCGATGACCCGGGGAGGTCCCGACTACTCAACCACGACGGTTGTGACCTACGCCTACCGCACCAGCTTCGACGAGCACGGCCCCCAATTGTTGGGCTACGGGGCAGCCGTCGGGGTGGTCATTTACCTCATCACCTTGCTGATCACGGCCATCCAATGGCGCTGGAACCGCGGCCGCGACGAGTCCGTCTGA
- a CDS encoding carbohydrate ABC transporter permease: MSITTASGVLAETPPPSGAVRSRPRSRWLWLRLGCAIVITAVIFFPLYWMMMTAFSTRADLYAPGLHFWPQHFTWSNFTDPIAQFPVWTWFGNSFTIAALTTAITVVCNLLAGYAFAKLRFRGKNALFLLLLSTMMIPVQAIMVPQFKLSVQLGLYGNIWSVILPESAAIFGVFLARQFFLAIPDELMEAARVDGAGQLRTFVSIVLPLCKPLLAVLTLLTFMSEWNSFGWPLIALFSDEQLFTLPIGMVTDLQGQYTSNYGAIMAMSLLMIAPVVVLFVAFQKYFVQGLARSGIK; this comes from the coding sequence ATGAGCATTACTACCGCCTCCGGCGTGCTAGCTGAAACCCCGCCGCCAAGCGGTGCAGTGCGTTCCCGTCCCCGCAGTCGATGGCTGTGGCTGCGACTGGGATGTGCCATTGTGATCACCGCCGTCATCTTCTTTCCGCTCTACTGGATGATGATGACAGCCTTCTCGACCCGGGCGGACCTGTATGCCCCCGGTCTGCACTTTTGGCCGCAGCACTTCACCTGGTCCAATTTCACTGATCCGATCGCCCAGTTCCCCGTCTGGACCTGGTTCGGGAACTCCTTCACGATCGCGGCTCTCACCACGGCGATCACGGTGGTGTGCAATCTGCTGGCCGGGTACGCTTTCGCCAAGCTGCGCTTCCGGGGAAAGAACGCCCTGTTCCTGCTCCTGCTCTCCACCATGATGATTCCGGTTCAGGCCATCATGGTCCCGCAATTCAAGTTATCGGTCCAGCTGGGGCTCTACGGCAACATTTGGTCCGTCATCCTGCCCGAGAGCGCCGCTATCTTCGGCGTGTTTTTGGCCCGGCAATTCTTCCTTGCCATTCCCGATGAACTCATGGAGGCCGCCCGGGTTGACGGGGCGGGACAGCTGCGCACCTTCGTCAGTATCGTCCTGCCGCTGTGTAAACCGCTGTTGGCCGTCCTGACACTGCTCACCTTCATGAGCGAATGGAACTCTTTCGGCTGGCCTCTGATTGCGTTGTTCAGCGACGAGCAGTTGTTCACCTTACCGATCGGCATGGTGACGGACCTTCAGGGCCAGTACACCTCCAACTACGGGGCCATCATGGCCATGAGCCTGCTGATGATCGCCCCGGTGGTGGTGCTGTTCGTCGCCTTCCAAAAGTATTTTGTCCAGGGCCTCGCCCGATCCGGTATCAAGTAG